The Pseudostreptobacillus hongkongensis genome contains the following window.
TGATCGTGGTCAAAAAATAGAAGAAAGTGTTAAAAAAAATAATGTTACATCACAAGAATGGATAGATTCTATGAAATCTGATTTTATTAAATTGTGGTATAAATTAAATATAGAATATGATGAGTTTGTTAGAACAACTAATCCTACACATGA
Protein-coding sequences here:
- a CDS encoding class I tRNA ligase family protein, which produces DRGQKIEESVKKNNVTSQEWIDSMKSDFIKLWYKLNIEYDEFVRTTNPTHENVQKIIETVYNNGINIVNIYPLFLPLILQPSTKSISTIVFLGLSLV